A single window of Drosophila suzukii chromosome 3, CBGP_Dsuzu_IsoJpt1.0, whole genome shotgun sequence DNA harbors:
- the thw gene encoding uncharacterized protein thw isoform X1, whose translation MMLMPLKGNSKHKMRCTQLNLLCALLVLVFLGCTSAESKYRTPARILAKQTGATQFEEERYEAHTNCNEHKHHLKKRASDEDVDYEVYQGVVGRPGIDFPIYPRIPKTSFSCRSYGNGYFADMETDCQVFHICEEGRKISFLCPNGTIFQQSELTCDWWFKVNCLGSSGYYAESAEILNKQRVHRVRPSVPVQGFNIVGGGLNIKPKVTPVAGQGRSAPRANPDRRIDSTEDVPASVESVDFDDVSGEKQRKVLPSIDSNSNDHETQITAESSSFVSGSGKRRTNKDSNPNRNDDITVLKPSRSRTPVASQERGVSTERARNGHRGQHRYSGSEEHSKEKEKPSPSQSKEKPEFFEAHSTRSVPQTTPHYSTGSHSTVRRLEPSKSTPFYTPTVPSLGKSKSTDGKLNYIKGGHVATTPNPHRFGGSSSGIFLESSVAPKVKPTASASIELDSTFKPIIIGMRHHYDVASSGEFRPPSKSTESRDYLPTTPSPSATSSGPTYLPKSAKSPRGNAAAAAGEDVLLFAPNPVKDESVYRNVQEMLKTMNLLKDQFEDVELNAAAAAPARVGLEIPPSSGPDALVSFAKYFAQEHNDTSNALGKPDKTEKPEKTGVKPKLSVKPPPLPTIKPSDTTALLTTSENPPAISDNADDIKKSLLSDTTVKKYSNLFGLKSAQGRGAGEGDISSGLLSNQPNGTKSEAGSKYQQFPQIGSTGSTVGALAEKPESRKIAQIFSNALSSYLDNPATFRAELAARARPTEPPSTPNFRPVTTTDPSLFSDGTAKYYLPTKGVPDATTPTPNSIAAEINHKFDSTPSPDYSTTTELYEGSTNRGQDLEFSGELSPPSQDSGEEFLQQQQTQSFVKSRNDLLKDARPQKLVTTHKPTEHPWALKSQTDFLDPLTINDGLMKEQRTSTTSTTTSTSTTGSSFAYRVTTPTPSRYEWEDIFRSYDIPRDALPSSSGLQRIANKLFGGLNEQEALHLRNVMAKAEHDRQVLSLLLLLIQTCDDHNGKALERSRKHLLNALIDIDSKTAAGGKTSRQRLTTTTNRIPVTTFRRGGSAAGEYFTSTTPGYTTTTDLPTTTGLGAGSYEETTKFEIRVEDLEETTTTTVPLLEVNSDRRALELLKSLYSLASKFSSRR comes from the exons ATGATGCTGATGCCGCTTAAAG GCAATTCCAAACACAAAATGCGGTGTACGCAGCTCAACTTGTTGTGCG CTTTGCTTGTACTGGTATTCCTCGGCTGCACAAGCGCAGAATCAAAG TATCGTACTCCTGCCAGGATATTGGCCAAGCAAACGGGGGCCACTCAGTTCGAGGAGGAGCGCTATGAGGCGCATACAAACTGCAACGAACACAAGCACCACTTAAAGAAGCGTGCCTCTGATGAGGATGTGGACTACGAGGTGTACCAGGGTGTGGTTGGTCGTCCGGGCATCGACTTTCCCATCTACCCACGGATTCCAAAGACCTCTTTCAGCTGTCGTTCGTATGGGAATGGCTACTTTGCCGATATGGAAACAGATTGTCAA GTCTTTCATATCTGCGAGGAGGGTCGTAAGATCTCCTTCCTCTGTCCCAATGGCACGATCTTCCAGCAGAGCGAGCTCACCTGCGACTGGTGGTTCAAGGTCAACTGCCTAGGATCCTCGGGCTATTATGCAGAGAGTGCTGAGATCCTCAACAAGCAGCGGGTGCACCGCGTGCGTCCTTCTGTTCCCGTTCAAGGATTCAATATAGTTGGTGGTGGGTTGAACATCAAGCCAAAGGTCACGCCAGTCGCTGGTCAGGGAAGGTCGGCTCCTCGAGCTAATCCGGACAGGCGAATCGATTCCACAGAGGATGTTCCCGCCTCGGTGGAAAGCGTGGACTTTGATGATGTATCCGGCGAGAAGCAGCGAAAGGTTCTGCCCAGCATCGATAGTAATAGCAACGACCACGAAACTCAGATCACTGCGGAGAGCTCCTCGTTTGTCAGTGGATCCGGCAAGCGAAGGACCAATAAGGATAGCAACCCCAATCGCAATGACGACATTACAGTTCTAAAACCATCCCGCAGTAGGACTCCAGTTGCCTCCCAGGAAAGAGGAGTCTCTACCGAAAGAGCGCGTAATGGCCACAGGGGACAGCATCGCTACAGTGGAAGTGAGGAGCACAGCAAGGAGAAGGAGAAGCCGTCTCCCAGCCAGTCTAAGGAAAAGCCAGAGTTCTTCGAAGCTCATTCCACCCGATCAGTGCCACAGACCACGCCCCACTACTCCACTGGAAGCCACTCCACCGTGCGCCGCCTGGAGCCCAGCAAGTCCACTCCTTTCTACACACCCACTGTACCCAGTCTGGGCAAGTCGAAGAGCACCGATGGAAAGCTGAATTACATCAAGGGCGGTCATGTGGCCACGACACCTAATCCCCATAGATTCGGAGGCTCCAGCTCCGGAATTTTCCTGGAATCGTCAGTGGCACCGAAGGTTAAACCCACCGCTAGTGCCAGTATCGAACTGGACAGCACCTTTAAGCCGATCATCATTGGCATGAGGCATCACTACGATGTGGCCAGCTCCGGGGAATTCCGACCTCCTTCCAAGTCCACGGAGAGTCGGGACTACCTACCCACCACTCCGTCGCCATCGGCCACCAGCAGTGGACCAACTTATCTGCCCAAGAGTGCGAAGTCGCCAAGGGGAAATGCGGCAGCTGCAGCTGGAGAGGATGTTCTACTGTTTGCTCCCAATCCCGTGAAGGATGAGTCTGTCTACCGCAATGTGCAGGAAATGCTGAAAACAATGAACCTTCTGAAGGATCAGTTTGAGGACGTCGAGCTAAATGCCGCGGCGGCAGCTCCCGCTAGAGTTGGTCTAGAGATCCCACCTTCCTCGGGACCAGATGCCCTAGTTTCCTTTGCCAAGTACTTTGCACAAGAACATAATGATACTTCGAATGCTCTGGGCAAGCCAGATAAGACGGAGAAGCCAGAGAAGACTGGAGTTAAGCCAAAGCTATCTGTAAAGCCACCACCACTGCCCACCATCAAGCCATCGGACACCACTGCGCTACTGACCACTTCGGAGAATCCTCCAGCCATTAGTGATAATGCGGACGACATTAAGAAGAGTCTACTGAGTGATACCACCGTGAAGAAGTACAGCAATCTGTTTGGCCTGAAGTCCGCCCAAGGTCGTGGTGCTGGAGAAGGGGACATTAGCTCGGGGTTACTCTCTAACCAGCCCAATGGAACGAAGTCCGAAGCAGGTTCAAAGTACCAGCAGTTCCCACAGATTGGCAGCACTGGCTCTACTGTTGGTGCCTTGGCGGAGAAACCCGAGTCCCGTAAGATCGCTCAAATCTTCTCCAATGCTCTGTCCAGCTATCTTGATAACCCAGCTACTTTCCGTGCGGAGCTCGCAGCCCGTGCCCGACCCACGGAGCCACCAAGTACTCCCAACTTTAGACCCGTGACTACTACAGATCCTTCGCTCTTCAGCGATGGAACGGCCAAGTACTACCTGCCCACAAAGGGAGTACCAGATGCTACCACGCCCACACCGAACAGCATTGCGGCGGAAATTAACCACAAATTCGATTCGACCCCATCTCCAGATTACTCCACCACCACAGAGCTCTACGAGGGAAGCACAAATCGAGGCCAGGATCTGGAGTTCTCGGGGGAGCTTTCGCCACCAAGTCAGGATTCCGGCGAGGAGTTCTTGCAGCAACAGCAAACGCAATCGTTTGTTAAGTCCCGCAACGATCTGCTCAAGGATGCTAGGCCGCAGAAGCTAGTGACCACCCACAAACCCACCGAGCACCCGTGGGCGCTGAAATCGCAGACGGACTTCCTGGATCCCCTGACCATCAACGATGGCCTGATGAAGGAACAGCGAACTTCCACCACCAGTACCACGACGTCGACGTCCACAACAGGCTCTTCGTTTGCCTACAGGGTGACCACGCCCACGCCATCACGTTACGAATGGGAAGACATCTTCCGGAGCTACGACATCCCCAGGGATGCTCTGCCCTCCAGCAGTGGCCTCCAGAGGATTGCCAACAAGTTGTTCGGCGGTCTCAACGAACAGGAGGCACTGCATCTGCGCAACGTGATGGCCAAGGCGGAGCACGATCGCCAGGTGCTTAGCCTGCTGCTGCTACTCATCCAGACCTGTGATGACCACAACGGCAAGGCGCTGGAGAGGAGCAGGAAGCACCTGCTGAACGCACTCATTGATATCGACAGCAAGACGGCGGCCGGGGGAAAGACCTCCCGGCAGAGACtgaccaccaccaccaaccgcATCCCGGTGACCACGTTCCGACGAGGTGGTTCCGCCGCAGGCGAGTACTTCACCAGTACCACGCCGGGTTACACGACAACCACGGATCTGCCCACCACAACGGGATTGGGGGCGGGCAGCTACGAGGAGACCACAAAGTTCGAGATACGCGTCGAGGACCTGGAGGAGACCACGACGACGACGGTCCCGCTGCTAGAGGTCAACTCGGACCGTAGGGCCCTGGAGCTGCTCAAGTCATTATATTCGCTGGCGTCCAAGTTCAGCAGCAGGCGATAG
- the thw gene encoding uncharacterized protein thw isoform X3, which translates to MMLMPLKALLVLVFLGCTSAESKYRTPARILAKQTGATQFEEERYEAHTNCNEHKHHLKKRASDEDVDYEVYQGVVGRPGIDFPIYPRIPKTSFSCRSYGNGYFADMETDCQVFHICEEGRKISFLCPNGTIFQQSELTCDWWFKVNCLGSSGYYAESAEILNKQRVHRVRPSVPVQGFNIVGGGLNIKPKVTPVAGQGRSAPRANPDRRIDSTEDVPASVESVDFDDVSGEKQRKVLPSIDSNSNDHETQITAESSSFVSGSGKRRTNKDSNPNRNDDITVLKPSRSRTPVASQERGVSTERARNGHRGQHRYSGSEEHSKEKEKPSPSQSKEKPEFFEAHSTRSVPQTTPHYSTGSHSTVRRLEPSKSTPFYTPTVPSLGKSKSTDGKLNYIKGGHVATTPNPHRFGGSSSGIFLESSVAPKVKPTASASIELDSTFKPIIIGMRHHYDVASSGEFRPPSKSTESRDYLPTTPSPSATSSGPTYLPKSAKSPRGNAAAAAGEDVLLFAPNPVKDESVYRNVQEMLKTMNLLKDQFEDVELNAAAAAPARVGLEIPPSSGPDALVSFAKYFAQEHNDTSNALGKPDKTEKPEKTGVKPKLSVKPPPLPTIKPSDTTALLTTSENPPAISDNADDIKKSLLSDTTVKKYSNLFGLKSAQGRGAGEGDISSGLLSNQPNGTKSEAGSKYQQFPQIGSTGSTVGALAEKPESRKIAQIFSNALSSYLDNPATFRAELAARARPTEPPSTPNFRPVTTTDPSLFSDGTAKYYLPTKGVPDATTPTPNSIAAEINHKFDSTPSPDYSTTTELYEGSTNRGQDLEFSGELSPPSQDSGEEFLQQQQTQSFVKSRNDLLKDARPQKLVTTHKPTEHPWALKSQTDFLDPLTINDGLMKEQRTSTTSTTTSTSTTGSSFAYRVTTPTPSRYEWEDIFRSYDIPRDALPSSSGLQRIANKLFGGLNEQEALHLRNVMAKAEHDRQVLSLLLLLIQTCDDHNGKALERSRKHLLNALIDIDSKTAAGGKTSRQRLTTTTNRIPVTTFRRGGSAAGEYFTSTTPGYTTTTDLPTTTGLGAGSYEETTKFEIRVEDLEETTTTTVPLLEVNSDRRALELLKSLYSLASKFSSRR; encoded by the exons ATGATGCTGATGCCGCTTAAAG CTTTGCTTGTACTGGTATTCCTCGGCTGCACAAGCGCAGAATCAAAG TATCGTACTCCTGCCAGGATATTGGCCAAGCAAACGGGGGCCACTCAGTTCGAGGAGGAGCGCTATGAGGCGCATACAAACTGCAACGAACACAAGCACCACTTAAAGAAGCGTGCCTCTGATGAGGATGTGGACTACGAGGTGTACCAGGGTGTGGTTGGTCGTCCGGGCATCGACTTTCCCATCTACCCACGGATTCCAAAGACCTCTTTCAGCTGTCGTTCGTATGGGAATGGCTACTTTGCCGATATGGAAACAGATTGTCAA GTCTTTCATATCTGCGAGGAGGGTCGTAAGATCTCCTTCCTCTGTCCCAATGGCACGATCTTCCAGCAGAGCGAGCTCACCTGCGACTGGTGGTTCAAGGTCAACTGCCTAGGATCCTCGGGCTATTATGCAGAGAGTGCTGAGATCCTCAACAAGCAGCGGGTGCACCGCGTGCGTCCTTCTGTTCCCGTTCAAGGATTCAATATAGTTGGTGGTGGGTTGAACATCAAGCCAAAGGTCACGCCAGTCGCTGGTCAGGGAAGGTCGGCTCCTCGAGCTAATCCGGACAGGCGAATCGATTCCACAGAGGATGTTCCCGCCTCGGTGGAAAGCGTGGACTTTGATGATGTATCCGGCGAGAAGCAGCGAAAGGTTCTGCCCAGCATCGATAGTAATAGCAACGACCACGAAACTCAGATCACTGCGGAGAGCTCCTCGTTTGTCAGTGGATCCGGCAAGCGAAGGACCAATAAGGATAGCAACCCCAATCGCAATGACGACATTACAGTTCTAAAACCATCCCGCAGTAGGACTCCAGTTGCCTCCCAGGAAAGAGGAGTCTCTACCGAAAGAGCGCGTAATGGCCACAGGGGACAGCATCGCTACAGTGGAAGTGAGGAGCACAGCAAGGAGAAGGAGAAGCCGTCTCCCAGCCAGTCTAAGGAAAAGCCAGAGTTCTTCGAAGCTCATTCCACCCGATCAGTGCCACAGACCACGCCCCACTACTCCACTGGAAGCCACTCCACCGTGCGCCGCCTGGAGCCCAGCAAGTCCACTCCTTTCTACACACCCACTGTACCCAGTCTGGGCAAGTCGAAGAGCACCGATGGAAAGCTGAATTACATCAAGGGCGGTCATGTGGCCACGACACCTAATCCCCATAGATTCGGAGGCTCCAGCTCCGGAATTTTCCTGGAATCGTCAGTGGCACCGAAGGTTAAACCCACCGCTAGTGCCAGTATCGAACTGGACAGCACCTTTAAGCCGATCATCATTGGCATGAGGCATCACTACGATGTGGCCAGCTCCGGGGAATTCCGACCTCCTTCCAAGTCCACGGAGAGTCGGGACTACCTACCCACCACTCCGTCGCCATCGGCCACCAGCAGTGGACCAACTTATCTGCCCAAGAGTGCGAAGTCGCCAAGGGGAAATGCGGCAGCTGCAGCTGGAGAGGATGTTCTACTGTTTGCTCCCAATCCCGTGAAGGATGAGTCTGTCTACCGCAATGTGCAGGAAATGCTGAAAACAATGAACCTTCTGAAGGATCAGTTTGAGGACGTCGAGCTAAATGCCGCGGCGGCAGCTCCCGCTAGAGTTGGTCTAGAGATCCCACCTTCCTCGGGACCAGATGCCCTAGTTTCCTTTGCCAAGTACTTTGCACAAGAACATAATGATACTTCGAATGCTCTGGGCAAGCCAGATAAGACGGAGAAGCCAGAGAAGACTGGAGTTAAGCCAAAGCTATCTGTAAAGCCACCACCACTGCCCACCATCAAGCCATCGGACACCACTGCGCTACTGACCACTTCGGAGAATCCTCCAGCCATTAGTGATAATGCGGACGACATTAAGAAGAGTCTACTGAGTGATACCACCGTGAAGAAGTACAGCAATCTGTTTGGCCTGAAGTCCGCCCAAGGTCGTGGTGCTGGAGAAGGGGACATTAGCTCGGGGTTACTCTCTAACCAGCCCAATGGAACGAAGTCCGAAGCAGGTTCAAAGTACCAGCAGTTCCCACAGATTGGCAGCACTGGCTCTACTGTTGGTGCCTTGGCGGAGAAACCCGAGTCCCGTAAGATCGCTCAAATCTTCTCCAATGCTCTGTCCAGCTATCTTGATAACCCAGCTACTTTCCGTGCGGAGCTCGCAGCCCGTGCCCGACCCACGGAGCCACCAAGTACTCCCAACTTTAGACCCGTGACTACTACAGATCCTTCGCTCTTCAGCGATGGAACGGCCAAGTACTACCTGCCCACAAAGGGAGTACCAGATGCTACCACGCCCACACCGAACAGCATTGCGGCGGAAATTAACCACAAATTCGATTCGACCCCATCTCCAGATTACTCCACCACCACAGAGCTCTACGAGGGAAGCACAAATCGAGGCCAGGATCTGGAGTTCTCGGGGGAGCTTTCGCCACCAAGTCAGGATTCCGGCGAGGAGTTCTTGCAGCAACAGCAAACGCAATCGTTTGTTAAGTCCCGCAACGATCTGCTCAAGGATGCTAGGCCGCAGAAGCTAGTGACCACCCACAAACCCACCGAGCACCCGTGGGCGCTGAAATCGCAGACGGACTTCCTGGATCCCCTGACCATCAACGATGGCCTGATGAAGGAACAGCGAACTTCCACCACCAGTACCACGACGTCGACGTCCACAACAGGCTCTTCGTTTGCCTACAGGGTGACCACGCCCACGCCATCACGTTACGAATGGGAAGACATCTTCCGGAGCTACGACATCCCCAGGGATGCTCTGCCCTCCAGCAGTGGCCTCCAGAGGATTGCCAACAAGTTGTTCGGCGGTCTCAACGAACAGGAGGCACTGCATCTGCGCAACGTGATGGCCAAGGCGGAGCACGATCGCCAGGTGCTTAGCCTGCTGCTGCTACTCATCCAGACCTGTGATGACCACAACGGCAAGGCGCTGGAGAGGAGCAGGAAGCACCTGCTGAACGCACTCATTGATATCGACAGCAAGACGGCGGCCGGGGGAAAGACCTCCCGGCAGAGACtgaccaccaccaccaaccgcATCCCGGTGACCACGTTCCGACGAGGTGGTTCCGCCGCAGGCGAGTACTTCACCAGTACCACGCCGGGTTACACGACAACCACGGATCTGCCCACCACAACGGGATTGGGGGCGGGCAGCTACGAGGAGACCACAAAGTTCGAGATACGCGTCGAGGACCTGGAGGAGACCACGACGACGACGGTCCCGCTGCTAGAGGTCAACTCGGACCGTAGGGCCCTGGAGCTGCTCAAGTCATTATATTCGCTGGCGTCCAAGTTCAGCAGCAGGCGATAG
- the thw gene encoding uncharacterized protein thw isoform X2 produces MQSNSKHKMRCTQLNLLCALLVLVFLGCTSAESKYRTPARILAKQTGATQFEEERYEAHTNCNEHKHHLKKRASDEDVDYEVYQGVVGRPGIDFPIYPRIPKTSFSCRSYGNGYFADMETDCQVFHICEEGRKISFLCPNGTIFQQSELTCDWWFKVNCLGSSGYYAESAEILNKQRVHRVRPSVPVQGFNIVGGGLNIKPKVTPVAGQGRSAPRANPDRRIDSTEDVPASVESVDFDDVSGEKQRKVLPSIDSNSNDHETQITAESSSFVSGSGKRRTNKDSNPNRNDDITVLKPSRSRTPVASQERGVSTERARNGHRGQHRYSGSEEHSKEKEKPSPSQSKEKPEFFEAHSTRSVPQTTPHYSTGSHSTVRRLEPSKSTPFYTPTVPSLGKSKSTDGKLNYIKGGHVATTPNPHRFGGSSSGIFLESSVAPKVKPTASASIELDSTFKPIIIGMRHHYDVASSGEFRPPSKSTESRDYLPTTPSPSATSSGPTYLPKSAKSPRGNAAAAAGEDVLLFAPNPVKDESVYRNVQEMLKTMNLLKDQFEDVELNAAAAAPARVGLEIPPSSGPDALVSFAKYFAQEHNDTSNALGKPDKTEKPEKTGVKPKLSVKPPPLPTIKPSDTTALLTTSENPPAISDNADDIKKSLLSDTTVKKYSNLFGLKSAQGRGAGEGDISSGLLSNQPNGTKSEAGSKYQQFPQIGSTGSTVGALAEKPESRKIAQIFSNALSSYLDNPATFRAELAARARPTEPPSTPNFRPVTTTDPSLFSDGTAKYYLPTKGVPDATTPTPNSIAAEINHKFDSTPSPDYSTTTELYEGSTNRGQDLEFSGELSPPSQDSGEEFLQQQQTQSFVKSRNDLLKDARPQKLVTTHKPTEHPWALKSQTDFLDPLTINDGLMKEQRTSTTSTTTSTSTTGSSFAYRVTTPTPSRYEWEDIFRSYDIPRDALPSSSGLQRIANKLFGGLNEQEALHLRNVMAKAEHDRQVLSLLLLLIQTCDDHNGKALERSRKHLLNALIDIDSKTAAGGKTSRQRLTTTTNRIPVTTFRRGGSAAGEYFTSTTPGYTTTTDLPTTTGLGAGSYEETTKFEIRVEDLEETTTTTVPLLEVNSDRRALELLKSLYSLASKFSSRR; encoded by the exons ATGCAAA GCAATTCCAAACACAAAATGCGGTGTACGCAGCTCAACTTGTTGTGCG CTTTGCTTGTACTGGTATTCCTCGGCTGCACAAGCGCAGAATCAAAG TATCGTACTCCTGCCAGGATATTGGCCAAGCAAACGGGGGCCACTCAGTTCGAGGAGGAGCGCTATGAGGCGCATACAAACTGCAACGAACACAAGCACCACTTAAAGAAGCGTGCCTCTGATGAGGATGTGGACTACGAGGTGTACCAGGGTGTGGTTGGTCGTCCGGGCATCGACTTTCCCATCTACCCACGGATTCCAAAGACCTCTTTCAGCTGTCGTTCGTATGGGAATGGCTACTTTGCCGATATGGAAACAGATTGTCAA GTCTTTCATATCTGCGAGGAGGGTCGTAAGATCTCCTTCCTCTGTCCCAATGGCACGATCTTCCAGCAGAGCGAGCTCACCTGCGACTGGTGGTTCAAGGTCAACTGCCTAGGATCCTCGGGCTATTATGCAGAGAGTGCTGAGATCCTCAACAAGCAGCGGGTGCACCGCGTGCGTCCTTCTGTTCCCGTTCAAGGATTCAATATAGTTGGTGGTGGGTTGAACATCAAGCCAAAGGTCACGCCAGTCGCTGGTCAGGGAAGGTCGGCTCCTCGAGCTAATCCGGACAGGCGAATCGATTCCACAGAGGATGTTCCCGCCTCGGTGGAAAGCGTGGACTTTGATGATGTATCCGGCGAGAAGCAGCGAAAGGTTCTGCCCAGCATCGATAGTAATAGCAACGACCACGAAACTCAGATCACTGCGGAGAGCTCCTCGTTTGTCAGTGGATCCGGCAAGCGAAGGACCAATAAGGATAGCAACCCCAATCGCAATGACGACATTACAGTTCTAAAACCATCCCGCAGTAGGACTCCAGTTGCCTCCCAGGAAAGAGGAGTCTCTACCGAAAGAGCGCGTAATGGCCACAGGGGACAGCATCGCTACAGTGGAAGTGAGGAGCACAGCAAGGAGAAGGAGAAGCCGTCTCCCAGCCAGTCTAAGGAAAAGCCAGAGTTCTTCGAAGCTCATTCCACCCGATCAGTGCCACAGACCACGCCCCACTACTCCACTGGAAGCCACTCCACCGTGCGCCGCCTGGAGCCCAGCAAGTCCACTCCTTTCTACACACCCACTGTACCCAGTCTGGGCAAGTCGAAGAGCACCGATGGAAAGCTGAATTACATCAAGGGCGGTCATGTGGCCACGACACCTAATCCCCATAGATTCGGAGGCTCCAGCTCCGGAATTTTCCTGGAATCGTCAGTGGCACCGAAGGTTAAACCCACCGCTAGTGCCAGTATCGAACTGGACAGCACCTTTAAGCCGATCATCATTGGCATGAGGCATCACTACGATGTGGCCAGCTCCGGGGAATTCCGACCTCCTTCCAAGTCCACGGAGAGTCGGGACTACCTACCCACCACTCCGTCGCCATCGGCCACCAGCAGTGGACCAACTTATCTGCCCAAGAGTGCGAAGTCGCCAAGGGGAAATGCGGCAGCTGCAGCTGGAGAGGATGTTCTACTGTTTGCTCCCAATCCCGTGAAGGATGAGTCTGTCTACCGCAATGTGCAGGAAATGCTGAAAACAATGAACCTTCTGAAGGATCAGTTTGAGGACGTCGAGCTAAATGCCGCGGCGGCAGCTCCCGCTAGAGTTGGTCTAGAGATCCCACCTTCCTCGGGACCAGATGCCCTAGTTTCCTTTGCCAAGTACTTTGCACAAGAACATAATGATACTTCGAATGCTCTGGGCAAGCCAGATAAGACGGAGAAGCCAGAGAAGACTGGAGTTAAGCCAAAGCTATCTGTAAAGCCACCACCACTGCCCACCATCAAGCCATCGGACACCACTGCGCTACTGACCACTTCGGAGAATCCTCCAGCCATTAGTGATAATGCGGACGACATTAAGAAGAGTCTACTGAGTGATACCACCGTGAAGAAGTACAGCAATCTGTTTGGCCTGAAGTCCGCCCAAGGTCGTGGTGCTGGAGAAGGGGACATTAGCTCGGGGTTACTCTCTAACCAGCCCAATGGAACGAAGTCCGAAGCAGGTTCAAAGTACCAGCAGTTCCCACAGATTGGCAGCACTGGCTCTACTGTTGGTGCCTTGGCGGAGAAACCCGAGTCCCGTAAGATCGCTCAAATCTTCTCCAATGCTCTGTCCAGCTATCTTGATAACCCAGCTACTTTCCGTGCGGAGCTCGCAGCCCGTGCCCGACCCACGGAGCCACCAAGTACTCCCAACTTTAGACCCGTGACTACTACAGATCCTTCGCTCTTCAGCGATGGAACGGCCAAGTACTACCTGCCCACAAAGGGAGTACCAGATGCTACCACGCCCACACCGAACAGCATTGCGGCGGAAATTAACCACAAATTCGATTCGACCCCATCTCCAGATTACTCCACCACCACAGAGCTCTACGAGGGAAGCACAAATCGAGGCCAGGATCTGGAGTTCTCGGGGGAGCTTTCGCCACCAAGTCAGGATTCCGGCGAGGAGTTCTTGCAGCAACAGCAAACGCAATCGTTTGTTAAGTCCCGCAACGATCTGCTCAAGGATGCTAGGCCGCAGAAGCTAGTGACCACCCACAAACCCACCGAGCACCCGTGGGCGCTGAAATCGCAGACGGACTTCCTGGATCCCCTGACCATCAACGATGGCCTGATGAAGGAACAGCGAACTTCCACCACCAGTACCACGACGTCGACGTCCACAACAGGCTCTTCGTTTGCCTACAGGGTGACCACGCCCACGCCATCACGTTACGAATGGGAAGACATCTTCCGGAGCTACGACATCCCCAGGGATGCTCTGCCCTCCAGCAGTGGCCTCCAGAGGATTGCCAACAAGTTGTTCGGCGGTCTCAACGAACAGGAGGCACTGCATCTGCGCAACGTGATGGCCAAGGCGGAGCACGATCGCCAGGTGCTTAGCCTGCTGCTGCTACTCATCCAGACCTGTGATGACCACAACGGCAAGGCGCTGGAGAGGAGCAGGAAGCACCTGCTGAACGCACTCATTGATATCGACAGCAAGACGGCGGCCGGGGGAAAGACCTCCCGGCAGAGACtgaccaccaccaccaaccgcATCCCGGTGACCACGTTCCGACGAGGTGGTTCCGCCGCAGGCGAGTACTTCACCAGTACCACGCCGGGTTACACGACAACCACGGATCTGCCCACCACAACGGGATTGGGGGCGGGCAGCTACGAGGAGACCACAAAGTTCGAGATACGCGTCGAGGACCTGGAGGAGACCACGACGACGACGGTCCCGCTGCTAGAGGTCAACTCGGACCGTAGGGCCCTGGAGCTGCTCAAGTCATTATATTCGCTGGCGTCCAAGTTCAGCAGCAGGCGATAG